From Dietzia sp. ANT_WB102, a single genomic window includes:
- a CDS encoding electron transfer flavoprotein subunit beta/FixA family protein, protein MTNIVVLIKQVPDTYSERKLSDGDYTLDREAADAVLDEINEKAVEQALQIKEAGGGEVTVLCAGPDRATEAIRKALSMGADKAVHLNDEALHGSDVVQTSWALANVLGTIEGTELVIAGNEATDGRMGAVPAIIAEYLGLPQLTHMRTLEVVDGVAKGERETDEGIFEVEAPLPCVVSVGEKINEPRFPSFKGIMAAKKKPVETLTLADANVEPAQVGKDNAASTVTASSPKPPRAAGEKVVDEGEGGNDVAKYLVAQKLI, encoded by the coding sequence ATGACGAACATCGTCGTACTGATCAAGCAGGTTCCCGACACCTATTCCGAGCGCAAGCTCTCGGACGGGGACTACACCCTGGACCGCGAGGCCGCGGACGCGGTACTGGACGAGATCAACGAAAAGGCCGTCGAGCAGGCACTCCAGATCAAGGAGGCAGGCGGTGGCGAGGTGACCGTCCTGTGTGCCGGTCCGGACCGCGCCACCGAGGCCATCCGCAAGGCACTGTCCATGGGCGCCGACAAGGCCGTCCACCTCAACGACGAGGCCCTCCACGGCTCCGACGTCGTCCAGACCTCGTGGGCCCTTGCCAACGTCCTGGGCACCATCGAGGGCACCGAGCTGGTCATCGCCGGCAACGAGGCCACCGACGGCCGCATGGGGGCGGTCCCGGCCATCATCGCCGAGTACCTCGGTCTTCCCCAGCTGACGCATATGCGCACCCTGGAGGTCGTCGACGGCGTCGCTAAGGGCGAGCGCGAGACCGACGAAGGCATCTTCGAGGTCGAGGCCCCGCTGCCGTGCGTCGTCTCCGTCGGCGAGAAGATCAACGAGCCGCGCTTCCCGTCCTTCAAGGGCATCATGGCCGCCAAGAAGAAGCCGGTCGAGACGCTCACGCTGGCCGATGCGAACGTCGAGCCCGCCCAGGTGGGCAAGGACAACGCCGCCTCCACCGTGACCGCCTCCAGCCCCAAGCCGCCGCGCGCCGCCGGCGAGAAGGTCGTCGACGAGGGAGAGGGCGGCAACGACGTCGCCAAGTACCTCGTGGCGCAGAAGCTCATCTGA
- a CDS encoding electron transfer flavoprotein subunit alpha/FixB family protein — translation MAEVLVAVEHVDGELKKVSLELLTAARALGEPSAVVFGDTGTAAALTDALKEGGAEKIYVAEGDAVQNYLVTPKVDVLAGLAEQGAAAIVLAATFEGKEVAGRLAARTGSGVLCDVIEIRQDGSAVHSIFGGAFTVDATVSGDTPIYTLRPGSVEAAPTAGAGEVVEVQVPEPENAAKVISRNPIVGGDRPELTEATVVVAGGRGVGSAEKFEEVVEPLADSLKGAVGASRAAVDSGYYPGQFQVGQTGKTVSPQLYIALGISGAIQHRAGMQTSKTIVAVNKDEEAPIFEIADYGIVGDLFNVAPQLTEAINARK, via the coding sequence ATGGCTGAAGTCCTCGTCGCGGTCGAGCACGTCGACGGCGAACTCAAGAAGGTTTCCCTCGAGCTGCTGACCGCCGCTCGAGCGCTCGGCGAGCCCTCCGCCGTCGTGTTCGGTGACACCGGCACCGCCGCTGCGCTCACCGACGCACTCAAGGAGGGCGGCGCGGAGAAGATCTACGTCGCCGAGGGCGACGCGGTCCAGAATTACCTCGTCACCCCCAAGGTCGACGTGTTGGCCGGCCTGGCGGAGCAGGGGGCGGCCGCAATCGTTCTGGCCGCCACGTTCGAAGGTAAGGAGGTGGCGGGCCGTCTCGCGGCCCGCACCGGCTCCGGCGTGCTGTGCGACGTCATCGAGATCCGCCAGGACGGCTCGGCTGTCCACTCGATCTTCGGTGGCGCCTTCACTGTCGACGCGACCGTCTCCGGCGACACCCCGATCTACACGCTGCGTCCGGGCTCCGTCGAGGCCGCCCCGACCGCCGGCGCAGGTGAGGTCGTCGAGGTTCAGGTGCCCGAGCCCGAGAACGCGGCCAAGGTCATCTCGCGCAACCCGATCGTCGGTGGTGATCGCCCCGAGCTCACCGAGGCGACCGTCGTCGTCGCCGGTGGCCGCGGTGTCGGCTCGGCCGAGAAGTTCGAGGAGGTCGTCGAGCCCCTCGCCGACTCGCTCAAGGGTGCCGTCGGCGCGTCGCGCGCGGCCGTCGACTCGGGTTACTACCCGGGGCAGTTCCAGGTCGGCCAGACCGGGAAGACCGTGTCGCCGCAGCTGTACATCGCCCTGGGCATTTCGGGCGCTATCCAGCACCGCGCCGGAATGCAGACGTCCAAGACCATCGTGGCGGTGAACAAGGACGAGGAAGCCCCGATCTTCGAGATCGCGGACTACGGCATTGTCGGCGACCTGTTCAACGTCGCCCCGCAGCTCACCGAGGCCATCAACGCCCGTAAATGA
- a CDS encoding cysteine desulfurase family protein, with the protein MPTTRSVHYLDHAATTPMRAAAVAAYTEAASAVGNASSLHGSGRRARRRVEEARESLAHHLGCRPSEVVFTSGGTESDNLAVLGQAGASSGKVVAVGATEHHSVLDAAAHLATDGGGRKDVRVLPVDSRGAVTAGTVRDLADELGSRLALVATMLGNNEIGTLTDVAGVAAPARSVGAAVHTDAVQAVGHVTVDFSALGVTSLSLSAHKFGGPLGVGALLLDRGAACLPIGYGGGQERDLRSGSVDVPGVVAMAAALEEAVRDMESEALRLSRLRDRLVAGVLAEVPGAIANGGGERLPGIANLTFPGCSGESLILLLDAAGIECSTGSACTAGVAEPSHVLLALGADEAAARSSLRLSLGHTTTEADVDAAIAALGPAADRARVAGLGLVRTGVAAS; encoded by the coding sequence ATGCCCACCACCCGCTCCGTGCACTATCTGGACCACGCCGCGACCACCCCGATGCGTGCGGCGGCCGTAGCCGCCTACACCGAGGCGGCCTCCGCGGTCGGCAACGCGTCCTCGCTCCACGGCTCCGGGCGCCGCGCCCGCCGCCGCGTCGAGGAAGCCCGCGAATCACTCGCGCACCATCTCGGCTGCCGGCCGTCCGAGGTGGTGTTCACCTCCGGCGGAACGGAATCCGACAACCTCGCGGTACTCGGGCAAGCGGGTGCCTCGAGCGGGAAAGTGGTGGCCGTCGGCGCGACCGAACACCACTCCGTCCTCGACGCGGCGGCGCACCTGGCCACCGATGGAGGAGGGCGAAAGGACGTCCGAGTCCTACCTGTGGATTCGCGCGGCGCCGTAACCGCAGGCACGGTTCGAGACCTCGCCGACGAACTCGGCTCGCGACTTGCCCTCGTCGCGACCATGCTCGGCAACAACGAGATCGGCACCCTCACTGACGTCGCGGGGGTGGCAGCACCCGCCCGGTCCGTCGGGGCGGCCGTTCATACCGACGCGGTCCAGGCCGTCGGGCACGTCACCGTCGATTTCTCCGCGCTCGGGGTGACCTCCCTCAGCCTCTCCGCCCACAAGTTTGGCGGGCCGCTCGGTGTGGGCGCCCTGCTTCTCGATCGGGGTGCAGCCTGCCTGCCGATCGGGTACGGCGGCGGGCAGGAGCGCGACCTCCGATCCGGCTCCGTGGACGTACCCGGGGTAGTCGCGATGGCCGCCGCACTGGAGGAGGCGGTCCGTGACATGGAGTCCGAGGCCCTCCGCCTGAGCCGGCTGCGCGACCGGCTCGTGGCCGGTGTATTGGCAGAGGTTCCCGGCGCGATTGCGAACGGCGGTGGGGAGCGACTGCCCGGGATAGCCAACCTCACGTTCCCCGGATGTTCCGGGGAGTCGCTCATCCTGTTGCTCGACGCCGCCGGGATCGAATGCTCTACCGGGTCGGCCTGCACCGCGGGCGTCGCCGAGCCAAGCCATGTCCTGTTGGCCCTCGGTGCCGACGAGGCCGCCGCCAGGAGCAGCCTGCGACTCAGCCTGGGCCACACCACGACCGAGGCCGACGTCGACGCCGCCATCGCCGCTCTCGGGCCCGCGGCCGACCGTGCCCGCGTCGCCGGTCTCGGACTGGTCCGAACCGGGGTGGCCGCGTCATGA
- the mnmA gene encoding tRNA 2-thiouridine(34) synthase MnmA: MRVLAAMSGGVDSAVAAARAVAAGHDVVGVHLALSADPATLRTGSRGCCSREDAGDARRVADLLGIPFYVWDFAERFRADVIDDFVESYARGETPNPCLRCNERIKFEALLERGMALGFDAVATGHYARLSTEELFDGSRRPVLRRAVDAAKDQSYVLGVLTPQQLAHSMFPLGDSLKSQIRAEAEAAGLPVASKPDSHDICFIPSGDTRAFLGARIGMRPGAVVDADTGDEVGRHEGVHGFTIGQRKGLGVQGPAADGRPRYVTAIDADSGTVTVGGEDHLYSSAITATSPYWLVDDDIRDTDCLVQIRAHGEATPGHVRRLGDGPDSRLEITLDEPIRGVAPGQAAVLYRRELDGDRVLGSGTISASRPAAETA, translated from the coding sequence ATGAGGGTCCTCGCCGCCATGAGCGGGGGAGTGGATTCCGCCGTCGCGGCCGCCCGGGCGGTCGCTGCCGGTCATGACGTCGTGGGTGTTCACCTCGCTCTCAGCGCCGACCCGGCAACTCTCCGCACCGGCTCACGGGGATGCTGCTCGCGGGAGGACGCGGGGGATGCCCGTCGTGTCGCGGACCTGCTGGGCATCCCGTTCTACGTCTGGGATTTTGCCGAACGTTTCCGGGCCGATGTGATCGACGATTTCGTCGAGTCCTACGCCCGCGGCGAGACACCCAACCCCTGCCTGCGGTGCAATGAGCGCATCAAATTCGAGGCACTCCTTGAGCGGGGCATGGCGCTCGGTTTCGATGCTGTCGCCACCGGCCACTACGCGCGGTTGTCAACGGAGGAACTGTTCGATGGCTCCCGCCGGCCAGTCCTGCGTCGCGCAGTGGACGCCGCCAAGGACCAGTCGTATGTGCTCGGCGTGCTGACCCCTCAGCAGCTCGCGCACTCGATGTTCCCGCTAGGCGATTCACTTAAATCACAGATCCGCGCTGAAGCAGAGGCCGCCGGACTGCCGGTTGCCTCCAAACCGGACAGTCACGACATCTGCTTCATCCCCTCGGGCGACACTCGTGCATTTCTCGGCGCACGTATCGGCATGCGTCCCGGAGCGGTCGTCGACGCCGACACGGGTGACGAGGTCGGGCGCCACGAGGGCGTCCACGGGTTCACCATCGGGCAGCGGAAGGGCCTGGGAGTCCAGGGCCCCGCCGCGGACGGCCGCCCCCGCTACGTCACCGCGATCGACGCCGACTCCGGCACTGTGACGGTCGGTGGCGAGGACCATCTGTATTCGAGTGCGATAACCGCCACCTCGCCCTATTGGCTCGTCGACGATGACATCCGCGACACCGACTGCCTAGTGCAGATCCGCGCTCACGGTGAGGCGACCCCGGGCCACGTCCGCCGTCTCGGCGACGGACCGGACTCCCGACTCGAGATCACGCTCGACGAGCCGATTCGCGGCGTCGCCCCGGGGCAGGCCGCCGTGCTGTACCGGCGCGAACTGGATGGCGACCGCGTACTGGGCAGCGGCACCATCTCCGCGTCCCGTCCGGCCGCCGAGACCGCGTGA
- a CDS encoding cobalamin-independent methionine synthase, producing the protein MPGTDPREAARVVMGECHALPFLPELPDRGTGADQIGRTLAMLADLPVDVSPRGWRLADSPGRLARRAADFLDRDGDALEEANEQARDPEVDRTTGSRRLQVRVVGPWSLAAGVELPGGFPVLSDRGARRDLAASLAEGASARAGRLSGRMGASARILLDEPLLWHVAAGTIHSPSRLDPIAAVPPDQLALSLCRFGDALRDAGAAEVLIRVPVTSDPGAPPVWSVVADTPRGETPVDGVCLEAAPLHLAQSHAALDAAGTVLGDGRILHLEGLPGTERPPRTVTEAEHAAVGVLALLDRLSAPRYSSLDRVVLSPTIEQTVSGAPQATAALRGARLVGETAPRIAE; encoded by the coding sequence ATGCCGGGCACCGACCCACGCGAAGCGGCGCGGGTGGTCATGGGGGAATGCCACGCCCTGCCGTTCCTGCCCGAGTTGCCGGATCGCGGCACCGGAGCGGACCAGATCGGCCGCACGCTGGCGATGCTCGCGGACCTGCCGGTCGACGTTTCGCCGCGGGGTTGGCGACTCGCAGACTCCCCGGGGCGCCTAGCCCGTCGGGCCGCCGACTTCCTCGACCGAGACGGGGACGCCCTCGAGGAGGCCAACGAGCAGGCCCGGGATCCCGAGGTGGATCGCACTACTGGCTCTCGTCGGCTGCAGGTCCGTGTCGTTGGCCCGTGGTCGCTCGCCGCCGGGGTCGAGCTCCCCGGCGGGTTTCCCGTCCTCAGCGACCGCGGCGCCCGGCGAGACCTGGCCGCGTCCCTTGCGGAGGGCGCGAGCGCGCGAGCCGGGCGGCTGTCGGGTCGGATGGGAGCAAGCGCTCGCATCCTGCTGGACGAGCCCCTGCTCTGGCACGTCGCGGCCGGGACTATCCACTCGCCCAGTCGCCTCGACCCGATCGCAGCCGTCCCGCCTGATCAACTCGCCCTGTCGCTCTGCCGGTTCGGCGATGCGCTCCGCGACGCTGGCGCCGCCGAGGTCCTGATTCGGGTCCCGGTCACATCCGACCCCGGGGCGCCCCCGGTCTGGTCGGTCGTCGCCGACACCCCGCGCGGCGAGACGCCCGTCGATGGGGTGTGCCTGGAGGCCGCGCCGCTGCACTTGGCACAGTCTCACGCTGCACTCGATGCTGCCGGGACCGTGCTCGGCGACGGCCGGATCCTCCATCTGGAGGGACTGCCCGGCACCGAACGCCCGCCGCGCACCGTGACGGAGGCGGAGCACGCCGCTGTCGGTGTGCTGGCACTGCTCGACCGGCTGAGCGCGCCCAGGTATTCGAGCTTGGACCGGGTGGTTCTCTCGCCGACCATCGAGCAGACCGTCTCCGGTGCGCCCCAGGCCACCGCCGCCCTCCGCGGTGCCCGGCTCGTGGGCGAGACCGCTCCGCGGATAGCCGAGTAG
- a CDS encoding exonuclease domain-containing protein has product MTTDMQLPAAIDRNRLLAFDLETTGPDPRTAHVVSSAIISIDGPTKKERNWLADPGIPIPEGATAVHGITTAHARENGRPHADVIAETVEAIRRGWREGLTLVVFNACYDLTILRRWDPSFEILGPVIDPYVVDRAVDPYRKGKRTLAALCDLHGVRLESAHEASADALAAARLAWKMLGGNHDLSGPDWREVNAQQARWHETRQRDFVAYLERCGKDSSDVNTLWPMAAL; this is encoded by the coding sequence ATGACCACCGATATGCAACTCCCCGCCGCCATCGACCGTAACCGACTGCTCGCGTTCGACCTCGAGACCACGGGCCCCGATCCTCGGACCGCCCACGTCGTCTCCTCCGCGATCATCTCGATAGACGGGCCGACCAAGAAGGAGCGGAACTGGCTCGCCGACCCGGGGATACCAATTCCCGAGGGGGCAACCGCGGTCCACGGCATCACCACCGCCCACGCGCGTGAGAACGGTCGCCCACACGCCGACGTGATCGCCGAGACGGTGGAGGCGATCCGCCGGGGGTGGCGTGAGGGACTCACACTCGTCGTGTTCAACGCGTGTTATGACCTGACGATCCTGCGAAGGTGGGACCCGTCTTTCGAGATCCTCGGGCCCGTGATCGACCCCTATGTCGTGGACCGCGCCGTTGATCCGTACCGCAAGGGAAAGCGCACACTCGCGGCGTTGTGCGACCTCCACGGCGTGCGACTCGAGAGCGCCCACGAGGCTTCGGCGGACGCGCTCGCGGCCGCGCGACTCGCGTGGAAGATGCTCGGCGGAAACCACGATCTCTCGGGCCCGGACTGGCGTGAGGTCAACGCACAGCAAGCGCGCTGGCACGAGACGCGCCAGCGTGACTTCGTCGCCTACCTCGAGCGATGCGGAAAGGACTCGTCCGACGTCAATACGCTGTGGCCGATGGCGGCGCTATAG
- the ligA gene encoding NAD-dependent DNA ligase LigA produces MSLPDDSSEPVGTGDIPPEVRQEWAELAETVRDHQFRYYVKDAPIVSDAEFDRLFGALQALEEKYSGLRSADSPTQLVGGGFSTDFAPVEHLERMTSLDNVFSEEELRDWVASAVEQANVPEHRLQFLCEVKIDGVALDLVYRDGKLISAATRGDGRTGEDVTLNARTIEDIPVTLTPSDDRPVPTLLEVRGEVFFRLKDFAELNARLVAEGKAPFANPRNSAAGSLRQKNPAITAQRRLGMYCHGLGVVEGATFESLHDVYLALADWGLPVSPHTAPATGVEEVVERMRFWGDHRGDPEHEIDGLVVKIDDRTVQRRLGQTSRAPRWAIAYKYPPEEVMTELLDIRVSVGRTGRVTPFAYMEPVTVAGSTVSLATLHNQTEVIRKGVLIGDTVVIRKAGDVIPEVLGPVVDRRDGTEREFVFPERCPECDTVLAPAKEGDADWRCPNQRSCPAQLRERLFYLASRNALDIEALGYEGASDLLVSGVLENESGLFNLTESDLLRTTLYTRVDKATRKQIEAGADPERTVLNENGRKLLTNLVSARDRPLWRVLVALSIRHVGPTAARALATRFGTMEAIRAASEEELADTDGVGSTIADSVVEWFDVDWHREIVDRWTAAGVSMADERDESIPRTLEGVTIVATGSLEGFTRDGIKEAIIARGGKASGSVSKKTNYVVVGDNPGSKAAKAEELGLTILDEAGFVELMENGPAGLGHADAVAEETDR; encoded by the coding sequence GTGAGCCTTCCCGATGACAGCAGCGAGCCCGTCGGCACCGGGGACATCCCGCCGGAGGTGCGGCAGGAGTGGGCCGAACTCGCGGAGACCGTTCGCGACCACCAGTTCCGCTACTACGTCAAAGACGCGCCCATCGTGTCTGACGCCGAATTCGACCGGCTCTTCGGTGCGTTACAGGCGCTGGAGGAGAAGTATTCGGGACTGCGGAGCGCGGATTCGCCCACGCAGTTGGTCGGTGGCGGGTTCTCGACGGACTTCGCACCGGTGGAGCACCTCGAGCGGATGACGAGTCTGGACAACGTCTTTTCCGAGGAGGAGTTGCGGGACTGGGTCGCCTCCGCCGTCGAGCAGGCGAATGTGCCCGAGCACCGCCTGCAGTTCCTCTGCGAGGTGAAGATCGACGGCGTGGCGCTGGATCTGGTCTACCGCGATGGCAAGTTGATCAGCGCTGCGACCCGAGGGGACGGACGCACGGGCGAGGACGTGACGCTCAACGCGCGGACCATCGAGGACATCCCGGTCACCCTCACCCCATCGGATGATCGGCCGGTGCCGACTCTCCTCGAGGTCCGAGGCGAAGTCTTCTTCCGACTCAAGGACTTCGCCGAACTCAACGCCCGTTTGGTGGCGGAGGGCAAGGCTCCGTTCGCTAACCCCCGCAATAGTGCGGCGGGGTCGCTGAGACAGAAGAACCCCGCCATCACGGCCCAACGTCGTCTCGGCATGTACTGCCACGGGCTGGGTGTGGTCGAGGGTGCGACCTTCGAGAGCCTCCACGACGTGTACCTGGCGCTCGCGGACTGGGGTCTGCCGGTCTCACCGCACACCGCTCCAGCGACGGGGGTGGAAGAGGTCGTCGAGCGAATGCGGTTCTGGGGTGACCACCGCGGCGACCCGGAGCACGAGATCGACGGGCTCGTAGTGAAGATTGACGACCGCACGGTGCAGCGTCGACTCGGTCAGACCTCCCGTGCACCGCGGTGGGCGATCGCCTACAAGTACCCTCCCGAGGAGGTAATGACGGAATTGCTCGACATCCGGGTCTCCGTCGGGCGCACCGGCCGGGTCACCCCGTTCGCCTACATGGAGCCAGTGACGGTCGCCGGGTCGACGGTCTCGTTGGCCACCTTGCACAATCAAACCGAGGTGATCCGGAAGGGTGTCCTCATCGGCGACACGGTGGTAATCCGCAAAGCCGGTGACGTGATTCCGGAGGTCCTCGGCCCGGTGGTCGATCGACGCGACGGCACCGAGCGTGAATTCGTCTTCCCCGAACGCTGTCCCGAGTGCGATACGGTCCTGGCCCCGGCCAAGGAGGGCGATGCGGACTGGCGCTGCCCCAATCAGCGTTCCTGCCCTGCCCAGCTGCGGGAGCGGCTGTTCTACCTGGCCTCCCGTAACGCCCTGGACATTGAGGCGCTCGGCTATGAAGGCGCCTCGGACCTGCTCGTCAGTGGCGTTCTAGAGAACGAATCGGGACTGTTCAACCTCACCGAATCCGACCTCCTTCGGACCACCCTGTATACCCGGGTCGACAAGGCCACCCGCAAGCAGATCGAGGCGGGAGCCGATCCCGAGCGCACGGTGCTTAACGAGAACGGTCGCAAGCTGCTGACGAACCTCGTCAGCGCGCGGGACCGGCCGCTGTGGCGGGTCCTCGTCGCCCTGTCGATCCGGCACGTGGGACCCACGGCCGCGCGCGCCCTGGCAACCCGGTTCGGGACGATGGAAGCCATCCGCGCCGCTTCCGAGGAGGAGCTGGCGGATACGGACGGGGTGGGGTCGACCATCGCGGACTCGGTGGTCGAGTGGTTCGACGTCGACTGGCACCGCGAGATCGTTGACCGCTGGACCGCAGCTGGTGTCTCGATGGCCGACGAGCGTGACGAGTCGATCCCTCGGACGCTCGAGGGCGTGACGATCGTCGCGACAGGCTCTCTCGAGGGGTTCACCCGCGACGGCATCAAGGAAGCGATCATCGCCCGCGGCGGCAAAGCATCCGGTTCGGTGTCCAAGAAGACCAACTACGTTGTGGTCGGCGACAATCCCGGCTCGAAGGCGGCCAAGGCCGAAGAACTGGGATTGACCATCCTTGACGAGGCCGGTTTCGTGGAGCTGATGGAGAACGGGCCCGCCGGACTCGGGCACGCGGACGCGGTCGCGGAGGAGACTGACCGATGA
- a CDS encoding amino acid-binding protein, with the protein MSYLLRVMLPDRPGSLGSLAVALGTVDADIVSLDVVDRFDGVAVDDIVVEVPHGTFPDALITAAEKLDGVVVDSLRPFGGILDAHRELELIDAVAAAGAGARAARMLADELPAVLRVGWALVVEATGDAGCRLVARGESAPMWEGGEVSVLRGLDRATALDDDDDVPAEWISMDTALAAAPLSSGHVLVVGRPGGPSFRPSEIARIGYLTGILRSLHAS; encoded by the coding sequence ATGTCTTATCTGCTCCGTGTCATGCTGCCCGACCGCCCGGGCAGTCTCGGGTCCCTCGCCGTGGCGCTGGGGACAGTAGACGCGGACATCGTCAGTCTCGATGTGGTCGACCGTTTCGACGGCGTGGCCGTGGACGACATCGTGGTGGAGGTCCCCCACGGCACTTTCCCGGACGCCCTCATCACCGCCGCCGAGAAGCTGGACGGAGTCGTCGTCGACTCGCTGCGCCCGTTCGGCGGGATCCTCGACGCCCACCGGGAGCTCGAGCTCATCGACGCCGTCGCCGCCGCTGGCGCGGGAGCCCGGGCCGCACGGATGCTCGCCGACGAGCTCCCCGCCGTGTTACGTGTCGGTTGGGCCTTGGTGGTGGAAGCGACCGGGGACGCGGGGTGTCGGTTGGTCGCGCGTGGCGAATCTGCGCCGATGTGGGAAGGCGGCGAGGTGAGCGTCCTGCGCGGCCTCGACCGGGCCACCGCACTGGATGACGACGACGACGTGCCGGCGGAATGGATTTCCATGGACACCGCTCTCGCGGCCGCGCCGTTGAGCTCGGGGCACGTCCTCGTGGTGGGCCGCCCGGGAGGTCCCTCGTTCCGACCGTCCGAGATCGCCCGGATCGGGTACCTCACCGGGATCCTGCGCTCCCTCCACGCAAGCTGA
- the gatC gene encoding Asp-tRNA(Asn)/Glu-tRNA(Gln) amidotransferase subunit GatC, translating into MTSISRGDVAHLARLSRLELSDSELDSFAQQLTDILDHVQAVSEVAAEDVPAMTHPTAITNVYREDVVTPGLTPEQALDQAPAADAQRFEVPQILGEDA; encoded by the coding sequence GTGACCTCGATCTCACGCGGGGACGTCGCGCATCTGGCCAGGCTCTCCCGCCTGGAACTGAGCGACTCCGAGCTGGATTCGTTCGCACAGCAGCTCACCGACATCCTCGACCACGTGCAGGCGGTGTCGGAGGTCGCCGCAGAGGACGTGCCGGCGATGACCCACCCCACCGCGATCACCAACGTGTACCGGGAGGACGTGGTCACCCCGGGACTCACTCCGGAGCAGGCGCTTGACCAGGCCCCGGCGGCCGACGCGCAGCGATTCGAGGTTCCGCAGATCCTGGGGGAGGACGCATGA
- the gatA gene encoding Asp-tRNA(Asn)/Glu-tRNA(Gln) amidotransferase subunit GatA, which produces MTELTTATAAELAGRIAAREVSSEEVTQAHLNRIDEVDGEINAFLHVGADEALRAARDVDSRLAAGEELGPLAGVPIALKDVFTTTDAPTTCGSRILEGYRSPYDATVTARLREAGIPILGKTNMDEFAMGSSTENSAYGPTRNPWDPSRTPGGSGGGSAAALASHQAPIAIGTDTGGSIRQPAALTATVGVKPTYGTVSRYGLVACASSLDQGGPCGRTVEDTALLHQVIAGHDPRDSTSLDVPMPDVVAAARDGAKGDLTGLRVGVVTEFSGEGYQPGVEESFRAAVDTLRDLGAEIVEVSCPTFRYALPAYYLILPSEVSSNLARFDAMRYGLRTGNGSADQVMAASREAGFGSEVKRRIMLGTYALSAGYYDEFYGQAQKVRTLIARDFEAAYEKVDVLVSPTTPTTAFPLGSKVEDPVAMYQFDLCTLPLNLAGHCGMSVPSGLVDGLPAGLQIMAPALADDRLYRVGAAYEVARGAIA; this is translated from the coding sequence ATGACCGAGCTCACCACCGCCACCGCAGCCGAGTTGGCCGGCCGGATCGCCGCGCGGGAGGTGTCCTCGGAGGAGGTCACCCAGGCGCACCTGAACCGGATCGACGAGGTCGACGGCGAGATCAACGCTTTCCTCCACGTGGGTGCCGACGAGGCACTTCGAGCGGCCCGGGATGTCGACTCCCGACTGGCTGCCGGCGAGGAGCTCGGCCCGCTGGCCGGCGTTCCGATCGCCCTCAAGGACGTCTTCACCACCACGGACGCGCCCACTACCTGCGGTTCCCGGATACTCGAGGGCTACCGCTCCCCGTATGACGCGACGGTCACGGCGAGGCTGCGTGAGGCGGGCATCCCGATCCTCGGCAAAACCAACATGGACGAGTTCGCCATGGGGTCCTCGACCGAGAACTCCGCCTACGGCCCCACCCGCAACCCGTGGGACCCGAGCCGGACGCCCGGTGGATCCGGGGGTGGATCGGCAGCGGCTCTGGCGTCGCACCAGGCCCCGATCGCCATCGGCACCGACACCGGCGGTTCGATCCGCCAGCCCGCCGCGCTCACGGCGACGGTCGGAGTCAAGCCGACCTACGGGACCGTCTCGCGCTACGGACTCGTCGCCTGCGCGTCGTCCCTCGATCAGGGCGGGCCCTGTGGCCGCACCGTCGAGGACACCGCGCTGCTGCACCAGGTGATCGCCGGCCACGACCCGCGCGACTCCACCAGCCTCGACGTGCCGATGCCCGACGTCGTCGCCGCGGCACGTGATGGCGCGAAAGGCGATCTGACGGGATTGCGGGTCGGCGTGGTTACCGAATTCTCCGGCGAGGGTTACCAGCCCGGCGTCGAGGAGTCGTTCCGCGCCGCTGTGGACACCCTGCGTGACCTGGGTGCCGAGATCGTCGAGGTCTCGTGCCCCACCTTCCGCTACGCGTTGCCAGCCTATTACCTCATCCTGCCGTCCGAAGTCTCGAGCAACCTCGCGCGCTTCGATGCGATGCGCTATGGCCTTCGGACGGGCAATGGATCTGCCGACCAGGTCATGGCAGCCAGTCGTGAGGCTGGCTTCGGCTCCGAGGTCAAGCGGCGGATCATGCTTGGCACCTACGCACTGTCTGCCGGGTACTACGACGAGTTCTACGGTCAGGCGCAGAAGGTGCGCACACTTATCGCGCGCGACTTCGAGGCGGCCTACGAGAAGGTCGACGTCCTCGTCTCGCCGACCACCCCGACAACCGCGTTCCCGCTCGGGTCGAAGGTCGAGGACCCGGTCGCGATGTACCAGTTCGATCTGTGCACGCTCCCGCTCAACCTCGCCGGGCACTGCGGGATGTCCGTTCCTTCCGGGCTCGTCGATGGTCTGCCCGCCGGTCTGCAGATCATGGCCCCGGCGCTCGCCGACGACCGTCTGTACCGGGTCGGGGCGGCTTACGAGGTTGCGAGAGGTGCGATAGCGTGA